From the Lathyrus oleraceus cultivar Zhongwan6 chromosome 3, CAAS_Psat_ZW6_1.0, whole genome shotgun sequence genome, the window GTATATATTACTATTATTTTCTATTTGTTTCTACAAGTGAAATTTCTCGTAATTAACCTAAACTAAAAACATAAGTGAGTCAGTTTAGGATAGGATTCATAGTTCTAAATCCCTTTTTTTTAACTGTtttaaaaatcaatcaaaaacTACCCCAATCGAAAACAATCACAATCTTAACTAAACATCGGAATAATAGAATTTGGTACTCCAAATAGTGCTCAATAGAATGATACATTTTATAATACTTTAATTGAGATTATGTGCTTGCGGCCTGATAATTTTTTGGCAGTGATGTCGAGGACCTGTTTAAATATTGAGTTTTCTTATTCCAATGTCTAGACTAAGACAcacatttttcattttttctttttttctttattttctagTTATCGGTTGAATGCGAAAATTCCAAAGTCTTGCAAATCTCGTTGAACTGATAAACGAAATTGAATAATATTTCCATGAAAGATATCAATCACAATAACCTGAAGCGATGGTTGCACCTGCGCCACATCGCACCCTAAAAGACTATATTAACACCATGAATATGAATGttaataaattcaaattaaacCCCTCTTTGTTGTCCATTGTATAACAAAAATAGTTTTCTAGTTTGATGATTGATGATTTGAACCTGTATGTGTCCATATTCGTCAAATTTTGCGACACCTTAAAGATGGATGGAGCGTGTAGCGAAGCAATCTGGCTATGACTATTCACATTGTCCCTTAGTGTCAGAGCCAAAACTTGGCTATATTCTTTTCCCTCGATTTCCATTATGACACGGAATATTCTTTTCCCTCGATTTCCATTATGACACGAAATGAGCTTAAAGTCGTGTTCCTCACATTATACTTCCCTCCAAGAAAAAAAACAAAGCTAAGAAACCAAATAACTTTCTGTAAGCAAGAAGATAAGGAATCTTGCTTCGAAGTTTGAGAGTGATTTAAGGAAATGTTGAGGTTGTTTCCACACCATGGATTGGAGGGACAGATGATTTTCCATAATTTTATAATGGCATATCCTTTAATCCACGGGGATGGCTTTAGAGGAAGTTGCGGGAGGGGAATTATTGAACAAGTGTATAAATGAGGACTACGCCCATATTGAATGCATATCGCATAATCATTACTAGTGGAGAATCGGGCATGTCCTTTTTGAAAGAGCAACATAAATAATAAGACAAATGAGAGTGAGAAATCACAACCTCCACGTGAAGGTATTGGAAGAAGAACAACAAAAACATTATATACCTCCCCCACCATATAAGTCTCATGTCCCACTACTGGAGAGATTTGTAAAAACCAAGATTGAAGAGGAGTTTAAGAAGTTTGTTAAGATCTTGAAAAAGATGTATATCAACATTCCTTTCACATGTAATTATCCCAAATTACACCTTATGTTAAATTTCTTTAGTAAATTCTATCGAACAAGCAGAAACGGGAATATAAAGAAATTGTAGTCCTTAGACAAGAGTGCAATGCTATGATAAAAAATAAGATGTTGTCTAAATTGAAAGTGTTTGGTGAGAATATGGGTAATAAACGGTCTATAGGGGTGAATATCCCTCCCAAgttaaaaattcatttgaattttttttatcatCGTTTCAAAAAAGAGTTTATTTTACGTGGCAGAAGCAAATTCAGGGTTAAAGAGATTATGCTTATTGATTGAAAAATCACACAAAATTGTCAAACTAATCGTATTGCAAAATCGTCCAATTTCACAAGAAGTGTTATCAAATAATTTTCAATCACGCATAATATTTTACTATCAAATTTTTTAGACTTAATCGACACGGAGACAAGGTGGAATTACCAATTGTGACACAACATACAACTTATGCAATATCAACAACTTCGGCCCACTTTCTTATGACCATGTTACATGTGTGGAGAGAACTTATACGAGGTTCGACGATATTGAACATGTGTTTGGCATTCAAACGAGCTCGACACATCCTGCCATATCTTTAGGGATAAGTCATCTACCACACTCCTTAATTAAACAGGGCCATGTGAGTCATATCCCAGAATATAGCCTTAAGGTTTTCTGCACTTCGCTAACTACATCTTGCTATATCTTTTCTAGTGAATCATCCATCTTCGAATCCAAAATATGATATCTAGTCTAACTTTATCATAATTTATCAATTGAGCGAGAATCTAGAGCATTTAACTTGAAACACTCCTAATTAAACCTAGAACCTTCAATATCATATTGTCAAAACTGCCCTTGATGGAAACTAAAATGAAATTTACATTTAAAATTTTCAATAGGCAAAATGAAATTTCTAGTACATACAAAAATTTTGGTAGTGTATTATAAATTTCTGGTATGTTACAAATAATTTCGGAAATTTGAAATTTGCATGTTGATACCGGAAATTTCAACCCTAATAAAATTTCAGGTAGTATTATTTGTGTGAAATTATAAATGCTCGGGATAATACCGACAGTTTTGGATGGTTGTGATTGCAAGCGACATGCTAAGAACAGAAGTCGTCTAGAATCTGCCGTCGATAGGGAGATGGAACAACGAGGAGACATCATTAAGAGTGATAGCCATCTCCCCAAACagaagatgaaatgaaaatgtCTCTTTGTGCCATCTCTCAACAAACACAGTATCTGGCTGGACCACCTCATCAACAACCACCCCAACAACCTCTCCAGGTCCAGCAACCTCCTTAACAACCACCCCAACAACCTCCCCCACAAACATCTTCAACAACCTCCTTAGTAACCTCTCTAATAACATCTCCAGTAACAATCACATCCCCAACCTCCTCCGCCATCTCATCTCTGGGTTGCTCAACTAATCGTACCTGACGGAGTCAAGTGTAACGAGGTGCGCGGAACCCACTCTGCTCATCCAACTGTTTCCGGTGTGAACCGGTTGGAACCACTCGTCTAGTCCGTATTAGGGAAGACTCACCATCAACAGCCCTAGTCTGATCTTCCGCTCTATCGATAGCTCTGCCTACTATAGTGACGTCTTTGCCTCTATATTTCACTACAAAAGAAggaaaaattaaataaataaataaaagggGGGGAAATGCAACTATTAAAAAGTTCACAATTTCTGGTATGGAAATAGATTTTGTATCCATATcgaaaattttaaattttatagtAAATTTTTGGTAAAAAAAACCTAGTATTTATAACTAAATTCATTAAAAACAAAAGGATAATGAAATTAGTGATAGTATTATTCTCATAATACATAAGTGCATCTGATAAAAGTAATCATAATTTAGAAAAACAAATATTTCTCAATACAACGTATATTACAAATTGAgaagaaattaaaataataaatagaTTTTAAATAATCAAAGATAGAAGAATTTTCGATAAACCAAAAGGGATTTTATATCGGAATTTTTGAAATTTCTGATAAAATATTAAGCCTTACTActtgaaattttgaaatttccgATACAAAATATTGGAATTTTGAAATTTATGGTTAAAACTTTACTGTTTTTGAAATTTCTGATAGTTGATTCAATATTTTTGGTATCGCCCCAGAATTTTTAAAACTCCGCTTCAATAATGTAAAATTTGAAAATGGATGAGGTGATTTTGCAAGGACAATGTTGTCTTTTCATACGTCTTGGAGGGTGTCCCGTTTAATTGGGGTGGGGTGGTAGATAGAATTCTTGAGAATCTATGAACAAAATTTTGAACAAGGTAAGAATACAATGAACTCAAACTTTATTGATATTGCAAACTTTAGTCGATAATTAAAACAGAAAATTGAGGTTGTATAAGTAGCCTTACATGAAACTGCCTAAAACTGAAACTCCTAATTTTCAGCCCTCTATGCTAAAGAATAAGACTTACTTAAACTACTCCTTTTGACTAGGAATTTATTAACTGACTAAAATTCAAATATTAATTAAAACAAATATTAATATTTCAACAATTCCTCCCCTAAACTAAGCATGCATACTACATTTTAGTTTAATCTTCTGCTGCTTGTACTTTCAGCTGCTTCCGAATTTTCTCAAATTGGTCCAACTTCAATGGCTTGGTCATGATATATGCAAGTTGATCATTTGTTCAACAGAACTCCATATTAACAACTCCATCCTTAGTTAGATTTCTCAGAAAATGAAATCTCACGTCTATGTGTTTACTTCTCCCATGAAAAACTGGATTTTTGGCAAGCTTAATGGTAGAAGAATTATCGCAAAACATTGTAACACAATCAGATTGATAACCTTTAATTTGTTTTAGAATGTGTTGCATCCAAATACACTGGCAAGCACGGGATGCAGCTGCTACGTATTCGGCCTCAATTGTAGAAAGAGTAACTATTAGTTGCTTCTTAGATGCCCATGCaacaactgaaggagaagagcgatccaaaatgcaacggaatttaaaaatttctcctttagtgatccttacaaataggaatgatcagtgatagaatcgttacctcgtgtggcgattgaaacctttgatgcagatctacggagcgatcacgaacgttgaatggtgacaacgcctttactcaatccacacgaatggattcctttaatcttagtgctagctgctacgaatgaaggctttgagtgagtgagagagagagagagagagagagagagagagagagagagagagagagagagacagacAGAAACGAAATTTTTCAACTAATCAAATGCatctgcacaagggttctatttatagaaccacttgtgtgggctgcaagctaaaaagtccacttaagtgtatgtggtccatatcttatgatatgccaaaatcacttaagtgcgtggtaccttaccatatttcgtattctacttaagtacaccgtaccttacgatattctacaattcacttaagtgcatcgtaccttacggtgtaccttagttactctatctctcatcaatctatccttttgtgtgtgaccctgtaggttttcgcggcattggcaattatattaaatcacgtatttaacataataaacagtgagcggtatctagcaacacatcactgctacccaagacacgaaaatgtcatgtgatctgacaaatccttttgtgataatacttatgtgtataattacccttttgcccttatgtctatattgaacacaaggcatagaccgtgtcatccttgtccagttcaatattgggctcatagacatttatcctgttacgcaggatgggtaaattccatctaggtcactcatgtccctcagcatgttTCGTGGAGcatccatcaactgtctttatggtcattcagttacggacaatgtttgatcagcaataaggcactcgactctacatttagggtccatagtggtttcaggtcgaagggtggtatacaccaatatcaccatgagaataacttatgacactttgcataacattctatatagtattctcattgcgggtcaatccagtataaatattactcttaatattcatatttatgtttaagacttgataactccttatccatgatccatgagatgtgatcatcagtctatatacataatagtcttaatgctttaatgttatcccactttacaataaatctcgactacagatactttaagaatagtgtccttatgtttaatgaaatctcatgattaagtcacacttgatacattaaacggactaactattctaaggactttattaaacaaacataataaagaaaaagccttttattattagtaaataattcgatacaagtaccaaaagtattggcctctagggcttacaccaacaacaaCTTCACCACTTAACATAAATACATAGCCTGAGGTACTTTTTCGGTCATCTATATCACCGACATAATCGTTGTCCGTGTAAGCTACTAACTCGTCCTTGCACCCTTTCCAGTAGAAGATGCCTAGATCAATTGTTGACTTAATATACCTTAAATTCGTTTGGCTACAAGCATGTGTACTTCCTTTGGATTTGACATGTACCTACTAATAAGACACACACAGTACATTAAGTCAGGTCTGGTTGTTGTCATATACATCAAACTCCCCACCATCTGCTTGAAAAGAGTTCCATCAACTTGTTTTCCTTCCTCTTCTCTTGACAGCTTAATACTTCCAAGGACTATGGGATTTTTTACTCCATTACAATTTCCCATGCCGAATCTCTCGAGAACTTCTCCTGCATATTTCTTCTGGCTTATGTGTATTCCTCTCGCATTTTGACGCACTTCAACTCCTAAGAAGTACTTCATTTCTCCTAGATCAGTCATCTCGAATTCTCTTTTCATAGAATTTTTGAATCCTTGCATCATGATCATATCATTACCAGTAAAAATAAGATCATCAACATAAAGACTTACAATTAatattttctctttttcttcttttatGAACAAAGTGTATTCATAGCAGCTCCTTTTGAAACCTTCATTGAGGAAGTAGCTTTCAATCATGCTAAACCATGCTCTTGGAGCCTGCTTCAACCCATAAAGTGCCCTCTTCAGTTTGTAAACTTTGCCTTCCTCCCCTTTTACTTCATATCCTTGCGGTTGTGATACATATATGTTCTCATGCAGCTCTCCGTGCAAAAATGCACTTTTGACATCCAATTGGTAGAGTTTTCAGCCATTTCTTGCTGTTAGAGCTATCACCATTCGGATGGTATCCTATCTTGCAACCGGGGCAAAAACTTCATCGTAGTCTACACCTTTCTTCTGTGCATAACCCTTGGCCACCAAGAGAGCTTTGCACTTGCTAACTTCACCGTTCTCATCCAGCTTTGTTCTGTAGATCCACTTTACACGTATTATTTTTGCTTCTGAGGGAGGTTGAACTAGCTCCCAGGTTTGGTTCTTTTTTATTGCCGATATTTCCATGTCCATGGCATCTCTCCAATTTTTCTCTTTCACTGCTTCTTCATAATAAATTGGATCAGTAGACATAAACATAAGAAAATTTTGTGCCTCATCTTCTGATAATTCACTTCCACTTGTATAGTCCTGAAGGTAGATTGGAGTTTTTCTTGTTCTCTTCGCTAAGGTTGGTGGAGTTGTCGCTTTATTTGAAGAGGAATCCTCAGTTTCTAAGTGTTCTTCTTCTTATTCACTAGTGGtatgttcatcttcatgttcatcTAATTCCTCAAGTGCTTCCTCATAGGATTCACCTCAATCAAGTACATCACTTTCTGATTTTGCATTTGTCCTCCCCCAATTCCATCAGCCATCTTCCTCAAATATTACATCTCGATTGATTGTTACCTTCATAgttaaaggatttatcattttGTATCCTTTTGATTTCTCGATGTATCCAATGAATACTTGCTTTTGGCTTCTAGCATCAAGTTTGAATCTTCTAGCTTCTAGTACATGAATGTTTCCTACACATCCGAACACTTTAAAATGTTCGACGTTGGGCTTGAAACCACTCCAACACTCTTCTGACGTCTTGTCTTTTACAGCAGATGCAGGGCTTCTGTTGAGCACATGGCAGGTCCATTTTGTGGCTTCTTGCCAAAACATTTTGGGTTGTCTCTTCTCTTCCAATATGTAGCGTACCATATTCATAATTGTACGATTCTTGCACTCAGCGACTCCGTTTTGTTGAGGTGTATAAGCTGTTGTCAATTGTCGCTTAATTCCTTGAGCTTTACAGAAGTTTGAAAATTATTTGAATTGAATTCTCCTCCTCTATTTGTTCTTAAACAACACAAAGCTAAACTTGTTTCCTTCTCTGCCGTGGTTTTAAATTCTTTGAAAATAGTGAAGGCTTCACTTTTCTCATTTAGAAAGTAAACTCAAaattttcgactgaaatcatcaatgAATGTCAGTATGTACCTTTTGTTTCCATGTGATTCAGGAGAGATTGGACCGCATATATCCGAGTGAATAAGTTGCAGTTGTTGTTTGGCTCTCCAGATGCTTTTCTTGGGAATAACTTCTCGATAATGTTTTCCGACCATGCAGCTTGTACAGATTTTTGATGAAGCATTCAATTTTGGAAGCCCTCTGACCAATTTCTTGTTATGCAACAACACCAAATTCTTATAGCTCAAATGACCAAACCTTTTATGCCATATTTCACCAAGGTTATCAACATTTTCTTTGAAACATGTAGACGTTGATATAAGAATGTTTGTTATCACAAGGAACATTATGTTGGTGGTCATCATGCTTTCCATTATGCAGCCTCTGTTCGGATGATACAACTTGCAAACTCCATGCTTAATTACAATTGTGATGTCTCGATCTTGGAGTTGTCCAATACTTAGTAAATTGTTGCATAATTCATGAATAAAAAATACGTCGCTTACAGTTTGAGTGCTTCCTCCGAACACCAATCTGATGTTTCCTTTTCCCATTACTTCTAGCTTTGAGTTATTTCCAAGCTTGACTGAGTTCCTGGAGCTTTCATCCAACTGTACGAACCATTCCTTGTTTCCGGACATATGATTTGAACATCCGGAATCAAGAAACCATACTCCCTCTTTCTTGTTTTGATGAGAATTTGCTTGTGCCATCAGCAACATCTCTTCATCTTCGTTAAAATCAAcataattttctcttttctcccaTGTTGGACACTCATACTGATAGTGTCCCAAATTATGACACTTGTAGCATTCCACGGAAGCCCTACTTGTAAATGGTCTGTCTCTACCTCTTCCTCGGTCTCTCATTATGCCTCTGCCTCTGCCTCTTTCGTAACACTCCTCGTGTGTCACCTTCAATGCCTGCTCCTCCTCATTTGAACCTTTCATTCTTTGCTCATGGATAAGGAGGTTGCTTTGGAGTTCATCAACAGTTAGAGTTTCCACATTGTTAGACTCCTCAATGGAGCACACAACATAGTTGAATTTTGTCACAAGAGGCCTCAAAATTTTTGACGTAATATCGTTTTCTTTCACAGTCTCTCCACAAGCTTTCATCTGTTTTGCTATGGAAAGAGCTCGTCCAAAGCATGCATTGACAGATTCTCCCTCTTTCACCTTTAGTACCTCGAACTCGGTCTTCAAACTTTGAAGTTGAGCTTTCTTCACTCTAGTTAAACCTTTGAACTTTTGCTTCATCGAGTCCCATATCTTCTTTGAGGTGTCATCATTTAGTATTGTCTCCAGAATTTCTCTATCAATGGCTTGATAGAGATAATTCTTCACCTTTTTGTCCTTCAGCTTCTATTCTGCAATTGTTTTTGTCTCCTCATCAGTGGGCTTTCAGTTTTGTGGACTAGCAGTCACTTCATCCTCAACCAAGTTCCACATCTCTTTAGATCTGAGGAAGTTCTCCATCAGCTTTGCCCAATACTCATAGAAGCCATCAAATTTGGGAATAGTTGGTTGCATAAATTTGTTGCTACTGCTATCTGTCATTCTCAAGAATTTCTTTAAATTCTCTATCTTTCTCTGATCAGGCCTCTTTGAtgaggctctgataccaattgttgaACAAGGTAAGAATACAATGAACTCAAACTTTATTGATATTGCAAACTTTAGTCGATAATTAAAACAGAAAATTGAGGCTGTATAAGTAGCCTTACATGAAACTGCCTAAAACTGAAACTCCTAATTTTCAACCCTCTATGTTAAAGAATAGGACTTACTTAAACTACTCCTTTTGACTAGGAATTTATTACCCGACtaaaattcaaatattatttaAAACAAATATTAATATTTCAACACAAAAAATGCAGGCCTTTATCTGTGCTTTCCTTCTGTCTCTTGTAGCTAAAGTTAGCACAATTTTTTTCTTCTATCTTTGATTATTTAAAATCTATTTATTATTTCAATTTCTTAATATAGCGTTAGAATTGAGAAATATTTGTTGTTTTTCTAAATTATGATTACTTTTATCAGATGCACTTCTCTATTATGAAAACAATACAATCACTGATTTCATTATCCTTTTGTCTTTGATGAATTTAGTTTAACAAATGATTAGTGCATGTAATGTACATATCTTAGATGTGTTAAATCTTATAAAGTGGTTTACTTTGATGAGTCTGATTTGGTGGTATAAGTAATTAAGCCCTTGTCATGTCTAACTCTATATCAGGTTATGGAAGCCAAAGCAATGTGAATTCAGAAATTTTAGAAACAAATGAAGCGTGGTGTCTTGTTATATCCTCTTTTATGATAGAGGAACATAAACTATTGACAGGACAGAATAACAATCATGTGattaaaacaacaacaaaataagAGAAACAAATAGAACCTTGATGAAAAATTACACAAATTCTTCACAATACACTGCCATAACCAAGAATCTCAACCTCGATGAAAATCTGAATTTAAGGAAACAAATACTTAAACATCAACAGGAAACCAAACTTTCAACATAATTCTCACACCACCAAGGTATAGAGAAATTCTCTACTCTCTTATCTCTCCGGTTATAGAGAATTGCTCGCCTAGTAACTACGTTTGTCAATAATACAGTATCATTCTTCTCCGAAAGACATAGTGGCAACAAACGAAAGTCCTCTACAGAAAATCGATAATTTAGTTGAAGTTGAAGATTATGATAACTAATTTTAAGAAATTGAGTCCAACAATCGTCCACTCCACATTCCTTCATTTGCCATATAACAAAATGAGTTCGTTTGGAATCATGGGATAAACAAAGACAATCTTCTAACACACTTAAATTCGGCGCAACAAATGGCACTTCATTGAAATCCTCTGGAGGATGGTGCCCGTAAAGAATCTCCGAATCCAAATCAATTGAAATAATTGCAATTTGCTTAGGAGTAATAATCTTGTAATCATATTCATAATCCGTAACATAGATATTGGTTATTTCCAACCAAAAAACACTGCCACTCATATACACAGCAGAGCTAGAACAAGTCACATAACAATTTGGAATATCTCTCCAAGTATTATCTTGCAAAGTGAAAACCCTAACATTTGTTCTCGTTAACGCCACCACCTTATATGTGTTGGTTGATTTACAATAACCGAAAGTGAAATGAAAAGAGAAAACTACATTGTTATTATGAAGTAAACCTAACCTTTGCGATATTATTCTGGTGGCCGGGTTCCAAAATCGGAACCACATCTCAGTGTTCCCATCGACGTAAGAACGGCCTACCAAACATAGCAAACCATTGCATGAACCAACTAACTCTTCGTCTCTCAATTGATAGGTTGGAAGTGTGGAAACGATTGGAGGATTCTCGAACATACGAAGAGATGTGAAGGAAACAACGCTGCCGTTAAAGGATACCAGCGTGAAGTTGGCTTTTTGTGAAGATCGATGAAGGTGTAATTTGACGAAGGTGGGATCGGAGATGAAGGAATTCCATGACTTACAGACACATCTGAATCGGATAAGTGCCTTTACGGTAAGATATGGTAACATCTCTGTAATAAGTTCGTCGGGAACGAATGTCGTCGACGTTGAAGCGTTCCGAGAGTGAGATGGAGTA encodes:
- the LOC127127751 gene encoding F-box/kelch-repeat protein At3g23880, which produces MSLLTPSHSRNASTSTTFVPDELITEMLPYLTVKALIRFRCVCKSWNSFISDPTFVKLHLHRSSQKANFTLVSFNGSVVSFTSLRMFENPPIVSTLPTYQLRDEELVGSCNGLLCLVGRSYVDGNTEMWFRFWNPATRIISQRLGLLHNNNVVFSFHFTFGYCKSTNTYKVVALTRTNVRVFTLQDNTWRDIPNCYVTCSSSAVYMSGSVFWLEITNIYVTDYEYDYKIITPKQIAIISIDLDSEILYGHHPPEDFNEVPFVAPNLSVLEDCLCLSHDSKRTHFVIWQMKECGVDDCWTQFLKISYHNLQLQLNYRFSVEDFRLLPLCLSEKNDTVLLTNVVTRRAILYNRRDKRVENFSIPWWCENYVESLVSC
- the LOC127131316 gene encoding uncharacterized mitochondrial protein AtMg00810-like — its product is MIESYFLNEGFKRSCYEYTLFIKEEKEKILIVSLYVDDLIFTGNDMIMMQGFKNSMKREFEMTDLGEMKYFLGVEVRQNARGIHISQKKYAGEVLERFGMGNCNGVKNPIVLGSIKLSREEEGKQVDGTLFKQMVGSLMYMTTTRPDLMYCVCLISRYMSNPKEVHMLVAKRI